A window of the Novipirellula caenicola genome harbors these coding sequences:
- a CDS encoding DUF7133 domain-containing protein, which yields MRILIVFILMLCSVGALRAEPLGEYWGTAEQEAKYYRIVDIPFPDEMALEASSFDVLPDNRLAIGTRRGDIYLVNGAMDQYPDTKFHRYAAGLDEIMGLSYQDGSFLVTQQTEVTRITDTDQDGRADQFDTLSDVWGFRNYHEFAFGSKPDPEGNIWVALCLSESYRSKVPFRGWCVKVTPDGKTIPVCSGIRSPCGIGPNEHGVMFYAESQGPWNGSCSLKVLQPGGFMGHPVSFNWYPLAKELGPAPVVPNTPSRLLTETKRVKELVPYAVVFPYRKMGRSISGFMVDDTGGKFGPFENQIFIGDFSLSVMMRATTEKVNGVWQGACYPFREGLATGLLACQFTPRGDLIVGGTNRGWPVRGPRPYALQRLDWTGLVPFEVKEINARPDGFLVTFTKPVDREIAANLESYEVSTYTHIYRQAYGSPEVDHTTPQVTGATVSADGLQVHLQIDGLVQGHVHDFDFHKVRSSENAPLVHSNAYYTLNEIPQTTIAD from the coding sequence ATGAGAATCCTGATTGTTTTCATCCTGATGCTTTGTTCCGTGGGAGCACTCCGCGCCGAACCGTTGGGAGAGTACTGGGGAACCGCAGAACAGGAAGCCAAGTACTATCGCATCGTTGACATTCCTTTCCCCGACGAGATGGCGTTGGAAGCAAGCAGCTTCGACGTGCTGCCGGACAATCGATTGGCGATCGGGACGCGTCGGGGTGATATCTACTTGGTCAACGGCGCGATGGACCAATACCCCGACACCAAGTTTCATCGGTATGCCGCAGGCCTGGATGAAATCATGGGACTGTCTTACCAGGACGGATCCTTTTTGGTCACGCAGCAAACCGAGGTAACGCGGATCACCGATACGGACCAGGATGGCCGTGCAGATCAATTCGATACACTCAGCGATGTCTGGGGCTTCCGCAATTACCATGAATTCGCCTTTGGTTCCAAACCGGATCCCGAGGGCAACATTTGGGTCGCGTTGTGTTTGTCCGAATCCTATCGATCGAAGGTGCCGTTTCGCGGTTGGTGCGTGAAGGTAACGCCTGATGGCAAGACAATACCGGTGTGCAGCGGCATTCGAAGCCCGTGTGGCATTGGGCCGAATGAACACGGTGTCATGTTTTATGCCGAGAGCCAAGGCCCTTGGAATGGATCATGCTCGTTGAAGGTGCTGCAACCAGGTGGATTCATGGGACATCCCGTGAGCTTTAACTGGTACCCGCTGGCCAAAGAACTTGGCCCGGCCCCGGTCGTTCCTAACACGCCATCGCGTTTACTCACCGAAACCAAACGGGTGAAAGAGCTTGTTCCTTACGCGGTAGTGTTTCCATATCGAAAAATGGGACGATCGATTTCCGGCTTCATGGTCGATGACACCGGCGGAAAATTTGGACCGTTCGAAAACCAAATCTTCATTGGCGACTTTAGCCTCAGTGTGATGATGCGTGCGACCACCGAAAAGGTAAACGGGGTATGGCAAGGCGCCTGTTACCCGTTCCGAGAAGGCCTTGCGACGGGCCTGTTGGCGTGCCAGTTCACGCCACGTGGTGACCTGATTGTCGGCGGCACCAATCGTGGCTGGCCGGTTCGCGGTCCACGACCTTATGCCTTGCAGCGACTTGATTGGACGGGCCTCGTGCCGTTTGAAGTAAAGGAAATTAATGCCCGTCCTGACGGCTTCTTGGTCACGTTTACCAAGCCAGTCGATCGTGAAATCGCTGCGAACCTCGAGTCCTACGAAGTCTCGACCTACACTCATATCTACCGGCAAGCGTACGGCAGCCCTGAGGTCGACCACACCACGCCTCAAGTAACCGGTGCCACGGTATCCGCCGACGGATTGCAGGTGCATCTACAAATCGATGGCCTGGTCCAAGGGCATGTGCACGATTTTGACTTTCACAAAGTGCGGTCAAGCGAGAACGCTCCTCTGGTGCATTCCAATGCCTACTACACGCTGAACGAGATTCCGCAAACGACAATCGCTGATTGA